In Phaeodactylum tricornutum CCAP 1055/1 chromosome 21, whole genome shotgun sequence, the following proteins share a genomic window:
- a CDS encoding predicted protein → MRAAPAFTEYLVIGLDPELRKVWYALIVALTYTSKMFEVHRRAVALSLSGAGHLLPYHAGVCQELLNFAKTQGQRVPLEIAALSGSSSGAIVAAVAAFAPSQLESLALDFIQQRGRGLSLLQETLENHQTSQQSDQFTNKQTPLSQGQPALQIYTTQCRSGEPYAFSFSSYSPLLLDAIRASCHVPISFHPVDMISWSPLSLPLTFADSEGVLIHEEAYVDGAIASPAPPTPHQLTRVVVSPISGGVGTLDSDQWRISPHDTSWRIGSVTLKGSFPVRLSTQNLRALRTSVGATSSAELERWYQLGLDDGRRFCEDWEKIGA, encoded by the coding sequence ATGAGAGCTGCGCCAGCGTTCACAGAATATCTTGTAATTGGGCTCGACCCAGAATTACGGAAAGTATGGTATGCGTTGATTGTTGCCTTAACTTATACAAGCAAGATGTTTGAAGTGCATCGTCGAGCCGTGGCACTTTCGCTAAGCGGAGCCGGGCATCTACTGCCTTACCACGCTGGTGTTTGCCAGGAGCTTCTGAATTTCGCCAAAACCCAAGGACAACGAGTACCTCTGGAAATAGCTGCGCTATCTGGTAGTAGTTCGGGTGCCATTGTAGCCGCTGTCGCCGCATTCGCGCCATCGCAATTGGAGTCGCTTGCTCTTGATTTCATCCAACAGCGCGGGCGAGGTCTGTCACTTTTACAAGAGACTTTGGAGAATCATCAGACATCTCAACAATCCGACCAATTCACGAACAAGCAAACGCCACTGTCACAAGGACAGCCTGCATTACAAATTTACACCACACAGTGTCGGAGTGGTGAACCCTAtgcgttttctttttcttcgtaTTCTCCCCTGCTGTTGGATGCAATTAGAGCGTCTTGTCATGTTCCGATCTCGTTCCACCCCGTCGATATGATATCTTGGTCACCATTGTCGCTGCCGTTGACGTTTGCGGATTCGGAAGGAGTCCTAATCCATGAGGAAGCCTACGTGGATGGAGCGATCGCATCACCCGCGCCCCCAACTCCACACCAGCTGACGCGTGTCGTAGTATCACCCATCAGTGGTGGTGTCGGTACACTGGATTCCGACCAATGGCGCATTAGCCCCCACGACACATCCTGGAGGATAGGTAGTGTAACCTTGAAAGGATCCTTTCCGGTTCGATTGTCAACGCAAAATCTCCGTGCTTTGCGCACCTCCGTGGGAGCAACTTCGTCGGCCGAGCTGGAACGATGGTATCAACTTGGTTTGGATGATGGTCGAAGATTTTGCGAAGACTGGGAAAAAATAGGTGCATAA
- a CDS encoding predicted protein, translating into MTPTGDEAEVLRRLAKTINGFLSRPDSGPFQEPVDWRGLELWDYPEIVPNMMDLGTVKRKLDREQYETAYACASDVRLVWNNCMAYNAEGSDFWLLAKAYSKRFEDRYRKLKAEFKIVEEETEEEDQE; encoded by the exons ATGACGCCTACCGGTGACGAAGCCGAAGTCCTGCGCCGTTTGGCAAAAACGATCAATGGATTCCTATCCCGACCGGATTCTGGTCCATTTCAGGAGCCGGTGGACTGGCGGGGTCTGGAGCTCTGGGACTATCCCGAGATTGTGCCCAACATGATGGACTTGGGGACGGTCAAGCGCAAGCTCGACCGGGAACAGTACGAAACTGCTTACGCTTGTGCCAGCGATGTACGACTGGTTTGGAACAACTGCATGGCCTACAATGCGGAAGGCTCCGATTTTTGGCTGCTGGCCAAGGCATACAGCAAGCGATTCGAAGATCGCTACCGAAAACTCAAGGCCGAAT tcaaaaTAGTCGAGGAGGAAACAGAAGAGGAGGATCAAGAA
- a CDS encoding predicted protein, translating to IATPINVIHEHFMTMALEQSIVAGKCGEVPIGALVPSVHRLQILGSSHNQVEQKYDASAHAELLAMRQAARRIRNWRLQSCTLYSTLEPCVVCLASCQAFRVSRVVYGASDFRLGAVHSHIALLDMAQHPFHNVTSVIGGVHNTTSAELLRSFFRSRRAK from the exons ATCGCTACTCCAATTAATGTGATTCACGAACATTTCATGACAATGGCATTGGAGCAGTCGATTGTTGCTGGAAAATGCGGCGAAGTGCCAATCGGGGCACTCGTT CCTTCGGTACACCGCCTACAAATTCTTGGCTCATCACACAATCAAGTTGAGCAAAAGTACGATGCTTCGGCTCACGCCGAGTTGCTCGCCATGAGACAAGCTGCACGACGGATTCGGAATTGGCGATTGCAATCTTGTACGCTCTACAGTACGCTGGAACCCTGCGTGGTTTGTCTCGCCTCGTGTCAAGCTTTTCGAGTTTCGCGCGTGGTGTACGGAGCTTCTGACTTCCGACTCGGAGCTGTGCATAGTCACATTGCACTACTGGATATGGCACAGCATCCTTTTCACAACGTTACGTCCGTAATCGGTGGTGTTCATAACACGACTAGTGCCGAGTTGCTGCGATCGTTTTTTCGCTCGCGGCGTGCCAAG